In Natronocella acetinitrilica, a single window of DNA contains:
- a CDS encoding CPBP family intramembrane glutamic endopeptidase, with amino-acid sequence MDLLLVLLLTVGAGIIAALFAARGGGASLLPMIVLQGGLILLGMQLLLWRRGQRWRSLGLVNFRLQDVPLGLLALGIVFVVNLLLSGLLLLTSPDVLSGHQQELAGVADWLVGGHSLWTLLAITFFIGFYEEVLARGFILNRCQVLFPGVWAPVILSSVLFGLGHLYQGWFGVVQTAVIGLVFARLMVRWGSLWPLILAHTGLNFASLSVFRLLGAE; translated from the coding sequence ATGGACTTGCTCCTGGTGCTGCTGCTCACCGTGGGCGCGGGCATCATCGCCGCCTTGTTCGCGGCTCGCGGCGGCGGGGCGTCCCTGCTCCCCATGATCGTGCTCCAGGGTGGTCTTATCCTGCTCGGCATGCAGCTGCTGTTGTGGCGACGGGGTCAGCGCTGGCGAAGCCTGGGCCTCGTCAACTTTCGCCTCCAGGATGTGCCGCTAGGGCTGCTGGCGCTGGGCATCGTCTTTGTCGTCAATCTGCTGCTGTCGGGGCTGTTGCTGCTGACATCCCCCGACGTGCTCTCCGGGCACCAGCAGGAACTCGCCGGGGTTGCCGATTGGCTGGTGGGCGGGCACAGCCTTTGGACCCTGCTTGCCATCACCTTCTTCATCGGCTTCTACGAAGAGGTTCTGGCCCGGGGGTTCATTCTCAACCGGTGCCAAGTGCTGTTTCCCGGAGTCTGGGCACCGGTGATTCTGTCATCAGTGCTTTTCGGCCTCGGGCACCTGTATCAGGGCTGGTTCGGTGTGGTCCAGACCGCTGTCATCGGCCTGGTTTTCGCCCGCCTGATGGTGCGCTGGGGCAGCCTCTGGCCACTGATTCTCGCCCACACCGGTCTCAATTTCGCGTCGCTGTCCGTGTTTCGTCTGCTCGGCGCGGAGTGA
- a CDS encoding TRAP transporter large permease, producing the protein MGAFITFLFTLLAVGFPIFIALLMAVMLFMTLNGAPNLGVVIQRMFSGVDSFPLMAIPFFILAGNLMSTGGLSKRLIRVAKALVGSLPGGLGMTTVSGSMFFSSISGSSPATVVAVGKLMYPAMINAGYTPRSTIGLLMSSGSLGIVIPPSIFMIVYGAVTGTSIGALFLAGVGAGLVYGICFLAYCYVHARVVGLPVQPRVPLREVWDAIRGAIWGLAIPFIILGGIYGGVFTPTEASGVAVIYAAFVSMVVYRELSVAELYRVLTESATMTAQVMIILAGAAAFSWFISTSGITRELAGAMIAISDNPIMVLVLINIIVLIAGMLLDPTSIIVILAPILYSVAMQFGVDPVHLGAILAVNAAVGMFTPPFGLNLFVASSVGNVRYGDAVVGALPLILIALAALLLVTYIPAISLWLPRAVYM; encoded by the coding sequence ATGGGCGCTTTCATCACTTTTCTGTTCACGCTGCTGGCGGTGGGGTTCCCCATCTTCATCGCCCTGTTGATGGCGGTGATGCTGTTCATGACGCTGAACGGCGCGCCGAACCTGGGCGTCGTCATTCAGCGCATGTTCTCCGGGGTCGACAGCTTCCCCCTGATGGCCATCCCTTTTTTCATACTGGCCGGCAACCTGATGAGCACGGGGGGGCTGTCGAAGCGCCTCATCCGCGTCGCCAAGGCGCTGGTGGGCTCCCTCCCCGGGGGGTTGGGCATGACCACCGTTTCCGGGAGTATGTTCTTCTCGTCGATCTCCGGATCGAGCCCGGCGACGGTGGTCGCCGTCGGCAAGCTGATGTATCCGGCCATGATCAATGCCGGCTACACGCCGCGCTCGACCATCGGTCTGCTGATGAGCTCAGGGTCCCTTGGAATCGTCATTCCGCCGAGCATCTTCATGATCGTCTACGGGGCCGTCACCGGCACCTCCATTGGCGCGCTGTTCCTTGCCGGCGTCGGCGCCGGACTGGTCTACGGGATCTGCTTTCTCGCCTATTGCTATGTGCATGCCCGGGTTGTCGGTTTGCCGGTACAACCACGGGTGCCGCTTCGGGAAGTGTGGGACGCCATTCGGGGCGCTATCTGGGGGCTCGCCATCCCGTTCATCATTCTCGGCGGCATCTACGGCGGGGTGTTCACGCCCACGGAAGCGTCCGGTGTTGCGGTCATCTACGCGGCCTTCGTCTCCATGGTGGTCTACCGGGAGTTGAGCGTCGCCGAGCTATACCGTGTGCTCACCGAATCCGCCACCATGACAGCGCAGGTGATGATCATCCTGGCCGGTGCAGCCGCGTTCTCGTGGTTCATCTCCACCAGCGGTATCACCCGGGAACTGGCCGGCGCCATGATTGCCATCAGCGACAATCCCATCATGGTACTGGTGCTGATCAATATCATCGTGCTGATAGCCGGGATGCTGCTTGACCCCACGTCGATCATCGTCATCCTCGCGCCGATTCTCTACAGCGTCGCCATGCAGTTCGGTGTCGACCCGGTGCATCTGGGCGCCATTCTCGCAGTCAACGCGGCGGTGGGCATGTTTACGCCGCCCTTCGGGCTCAATCTGTTCGTCGCCAGCAGTGTCGGGAACGTACGCTACGGCGATGCCGTAGTGGGCGCACTGCCGCTGATCCTGATCGCGCTCGCGGCCTTGCTGCTGGTGACCTACATACCGGCCATCAGCCTGTGGCTGCCAAGAGCTGTCTACATGTAG
- a CDS encoding TRAP transporter small permease, with protein MAEASSITKAGEGQPPHAAADSTPGLFARVWAAFDAVLRWIEDALIALLLGVAAVVIVVDIVARFVFSSSLGWGPEFVRYSIIWMVFIGGSVAARRGVHISIDALQSALPANAARWLTAAILAISSVFCAYLAYEAVGFVQQSARFGQLTSSMRIPLWWVIMAIPIGCSLMCLRFAERAVTVARMARGHRPGFSTDLAG; from the coding sequence ATGGCTGAGGCATCATCCATAACCAAAGCCGGAGAAGGTCAGCCGCCGCACGCGGCGGCTGACTCTACCCCCGGCCTGTTTGCACGAGTCTGGGCGGCGTTCGATGCAGTCCTGCGCTGGATCGAGGACGCACTGATCGCGCTGCTGCTCGGCGTGGCGGCGGTGGTCATCGTCGTGGATATCGTCGCCCGATTCGTTTTCAGCAGCTCCCTTGGCTGGGGGCCGGAGTTCGTGCGCTATAGCATCATCTGGATGGTCTTCATTGGTGGCAGCGTCGCGGCACGGCGGGGGGTGCACATCAGTATCGATGCACTGCAGTCCGCCCTGCCCGCCAATGCCGCGCGCTGGCTTACCGCGGCGATCCTCGCCATTTCATCCGTGTTTTGCGCCTATCTCGCCTACGAGGCTGTGGGCTTTGTGCAGCAAAGCGCGCGCTTCGGTCAGCTGACATCCTCCATGCGGATTCCGCTTTGGTGGGTCATCATGGCCATCCCCATTGGCTGCAGCCTGATGTGCCTGCGTTTCGCCGAGCGCGCGGTCACCGTGGCCCGCATGGCGCGCGGCCATCGCCCTGGCTTCAGCACCGACCTGGCAGGTTGA